Genomic segment of bacterium:
AACACGTCACTGAAAACCGACTGGGCCCGAGCATGCTGTGGCACCTGTGAGTGCGACGCTGCCAGGTAAACCAAGCCTGCTGCCTCTGAAACCGCGAGCGCCAAGGCCGCCCCCACTGCGCCAAAGATGGGTATCAGGACGAGATTCAGTCCCAAATTGACCACCAGAGAAACTCCGGTCTGGGCAGTGACTAGTCCCGAACGACCCACAGAAATCAGATAGTAGCTCAGCAGCGAATTCAACGAGGCAAATGCCCCCCACCACACGAGCAGATGAAGAACCGGGGCCGCACCGGAGTACGCGCGGCCGTATACAAGGAGCACAACCTGCGTACCAAACACCGTGGCGAACGCCGCGACCGGCAAGGCCAGCATGGCCATGTACTTAACCGACAACTCAAAGGCGCGCACCAATCGCTCCGAACTGCTGGCAAAGAAGCGCGAGAACAACGGATAGACCGCTCCTGAAAATGCGAATCCCATGAACGCAAGGCCATTGGCCACACGGAAGGCGGCGCTGTAGCTGCCCACGGCAGTATCACTGGCCATCTTCGACAGCACCGTAGTGCCTATCCAGTAGTAGAACATCGTGAATACCGTGGCCAAGCCGATGGGAACCGATGCACGAAGGACATCCCACCAATGACCAAAGGAGAAACTCAACTCGAGTCGACCCAGCAATGGCACGGCGCTGATGCCGGCAACGACTACCGACACCACCCCGGCAATGACGAAGAGCAGCGCGTACCTATCGATACCGGCGGCTCCGCGCGAAAGCAAGAATGCACCGGCGACAAGAACCGCTGTCTGTATTGTGCGGTTGAGCGCCAGCAACTCCATCCGCTCAAAGCCCTGGAAGACGGCACAGAAAAACGAAACGACCGCGTTAGTCAACACACAGACGGAGCAGATATAGACAACTCGGACCGTAGCCGCCGGGTATCTGAGGAGGTTTACCGACAAGGCGATCAGTGCGATAACGATAACCGAAGCGATGAGCCGCATCGTCAAGGCGTCGTTGACCTGCGGTCGTGCCTTTCCGTGATCCCGTGCAATCTCGCGAGTCGCTATGGTACCAAGTCCCAAGTCCGTCAGGACACCAAGCATCCCGGTGAACGCAAAAGCAAAGGACAGGACGCCGTACCGCTCTACACCGAGACGACGCGCGGCCAGTACATGGAAGAAGAACACCATGACCTTGCTGGACACGTCAGCAAGCGCCAGATATGCAGTATTCCTGGCGACGCGCCTGGTGACCGACCGTGGATGGTCACGGTCGGGCCGGGCCTCCGTGTTCATCCGGCCTGTCAGCGCTTTCGGGAAACCGTGAAATGACGGCCGCGAACCAGCTTCGTGAACTCGCCAGCGATGTCGCGCCAGCCTTCATACTCCTCCGGTCGCGCCACTCTGATGTAAGTGAAGTACTCGGCGACAAAGGCGAAAAAGACTCCGGCCATGAGACTGAAGACCAGCATCGCGCCGACAATGACCGTCCGACGCGGGGAGCTGTGTCGTTCCGGTGGCTGCGCATAGTCAAGGACCGTCAATGTCGGAGCATCGCGGGCCTCCAATACCATCGCGTATTCGTATTGTTCGTACAGAGTGGCGTAGGCTTCTTCCTGTATCTTGAAATCCTGATAGCGCCTGGCGAACTGGGCAGCCACACCGGGCAGATTCTCGAAAGAGACACCAAAACCTACACCGAAGCCGCCGCCTCCGCCCTGCTCCAGCTTGCGCAACTCGTCACGGGAGGCCTGTGTCTCGCGCCGGAGTTGGTCGACGTAGGGATTGTCATCGCTCGCCCCGGACCGAGCGGCCTCGTATTCTGCCTCCTGCACGCTGAGTTCCGACTTCATCTTTGCATATGCGTCGATTGCCGCTTTAGTTTCGTCATCCACCGAGGCAACTCGATTGGCCTGCTGGAACACCTTCAACGACTCGCCCGCGGCCGCCAGACTGGCTTCAAGCTGCCCAAGGCGTTTCTCGATGAAAATGCGCATGTTATGGCCGCGGCTGATGTTGGAGTAGCGGAGAAAGCTGTCGAGTTCAGCGACATAGGCGTTCGCAATCCGAGCCGCCAGCGCGCGGGTCTTGGCTTCGGCGGAAATCCTGATAATACCATTGTCAGCGGCCGCGAGTTTCGTCATGCCCTTGAGTTGCAGCACCATCTTCTCAGGGCTTGGCTTCTGCATCCCATAGTACTCGGCGATGCTGCACTGTTCGGCAACGTGCTGCATCACGGTCCGACTGCCGAGAATCCCCAGCATCAGGTCTGATGATGTCGTCGAACCGGTAAGACCGGCCTTCAGTTTGCTCAGACCACCACCAGATCCGCCCAAGAGACTCGTAAGTCCGAACACGTCGTTTTCGTCGCCCGGCGGCAGAATCTGAGCTGTGGCCCTGTAGCTTCGTGGCAAGGTCAGGCTCACGACAAGTGCGATCGCAGTCAGGATCAACGTGTTCCAGAAGATGAGACGTCGCCACTTGAGGATGACGCTGAGATACTTGACTAGTCTATTCACGGTGGAAGTCTAGGAAATCGAGGGCCAAAGTCAATTGCCTTCGGTAGCGAAGAACCGCCGAAGGGCCGCCGCGATTCGGGTTGATGCGCGGCCGTCACCAAACGGATTCCGGGCGCGTGCCATCCTCCGATAGGCAGTGGCCGAACATAGCAGCCGCTCGGCCGCCGTGACTATTGCACGGGGGTCGGTACCCACCAACCTCGCTGTTCCGGCCTCGACCGCCTCAGGCCTTTCGGTCACGTCCCGCATGACCAGCACCGGCTTGCCCAGCGCCGGCGCTTCTTCTTGTACTCCACCCGAATCGGTCAATATCAGGTACGCACGCTCCATCAGCCGGACGAACGCCAGGTAGTCGAGGGGCTCGATCAGGTGTATCCTCGGCACGCCACCGAGCAAGGCGCGCGCCGGCTTTCGCACATTCGGGTTGAGATGAACCGGATACACGACTTCGACATCGGCATTCCGCTTAACCAGCATCTGCAGGGCTCGACAGATCCGTTGAAATCCCGGCCCGAAGCTCTCCCGTCTGTGCGCGGTAACCAGGATGACCCGCTGTTCTGGAGAAACCCCGTCCAGCGACGACACGCAGCACTTCATCTTGTTCCGTCGTATGGCCTTCAGCGCATCCACCACTGTGTTTCCGGTCACTCGGATGCGACCCGGACGCACGCCCTCGCGAACCAGATTCTCTCTTGCCGACCTGGTTGGCGCAAAGTGCAGGTCCGCAAGGCTGCTGATTAGACGCCGGCTCATCTCCTCTGGGTAAGGCGAGTACTTGTCATTCGTCCTTAGCCCGGCCTCGACGTGTCCCACCGGGACTCGCTGGTAGAATGCGGCCAGCGACGCGGCAAGAGCACTCGTCGTGTCGCCTTGCACGATCATCATGTCCGGCCGGACCCGTCGTAGCACCCGTTCAAACCCACACAGCACGCCAACGGTCACGTCGGTCAGCGACTGCCCGGGCCGCATCACGTCAAGGTCAAAGTCAGGTTGGATGTCGAACACACGCAGAACTTGATCCAACATGTGACGATGTTGAGCAGTCACCACTACGACCGGCTGGAAATCCTGGGGACGACGGGCCAGTTCGCGAATCACCGGTGCGAGCTTGATAGCTTCAGGCCTGGTCCCGAAGCAGGACATTATTCGCCGCTTCACCTGACGCCTATTCACAGACTGCCAGTCCCGGCAATTCCGCCTTCCGGCTTCTAGCTTCTAAGCTCTGGCTTCGTCCAATACCCATCTAGTGCGCCTCTCGCCAACTCCGGCCAGCGCCGATATCGACGACGAGCGGCACGGTCAGACTCCACGCACTTTCCATCTCATTTCGAATCATCTCACGCGCCTCATCCAGTTTCGCCTCAGGTATCTCAAAGACCAGTTCATCATGCACCTGCAGTATCATGCCGGTTCCCAATTCCCCGCCGCTCATGCGTTGCTCGAGCCTGAGCATCGCACTCTTGATGATGTCCGCGGCCGAGCCCTGCACCGGTGCATTGATGGCGTATCGCTTGGTAGCCTCGGCCACAGCCCGGTTCGGGTCGGCAATGCCGGGTGTTGGCCGGATTCGACCGGAGATGGTCCGGACGTACCCACGTTGTCTGGCCTGCTCGATGGTCTCGTCCCGCCACCGCGCCACACCTCGGAACCTCGCCATGTACTCCTCAAGGAATGCCCGCGCCTGCTCTATCGGAATATCCGCGCGCGACGACAGCCCGTAGTCACCCATGCCATAGACAAGGCCGTAGTTCACGACCTTGGCCAGTCGCCGGTCCTCCGGCTTTACGTCCGCAATGTCCTTGCGCAGGATGGCCGCCGCGGTCCGGGCGTGAATATCCTCACACCGCCGGAATGCCTCAGCCAGTTCCTCGTCGCCCGACAAATGGGCCAGTACGCGCATCTCAATCTGCGAGTAGTCGGCCGAAACCAGCAGGTTACCCGACTCGGCGACAAATGCACTCCTTATCTGCATACCCAGTCCAGTTCGTATCGGGATATTCTGGAGGTTCGGGTCGGAGGATGATAACCGGCCGGTGGCAGTCCCGGTCTGATTGAATGTCGCATGCACACGGTGCGTCTTCTCGCGCGCGGCCAGTCGAAGCGGCTCCAGGTACGTATTGCATAGCTTGGTGAGCTCGCGGTACCTCAATACCTCGCGCACGACCTCGTTCTTCGGCGCCAGCTCGTTCAGGGCGTCCACGCTGGTTGAATAGCCGGTCTTGGTCCTCTTCCCTCGCGCCAACTTCAACTCATCGAACAGCACCTTACCGAGCTGTTTGGGTGAGCCGATGTTGAACTCGTGCCCGGCCAGTTGGTAGACTTTCCGCTCAATCGCCTTCAAGTCCTGCATCAACTGGGTCTCAAGCCGGCTCAGACCGCCGAGATCCACTTTGATGCCTCGTTCCTCCATCGCGGCCAGGACCGGCACCAGCGGCATCTCTAATTCTGTCGTCACACTGCCAAGCCCCATGGCCAGCAACTGCGGCTCCAGCGTCCCAAGCAGAGTCAGTGCATGGGCTGCACGCGCTTCGTTCGACAGCGGAGGCACACTGCTGCCGAGCACCTGCACCGTCACCTCCTCAGGCGTGAACGTACGGCGGTTTGGATCAGAAAGCCATGCGGCCACCCCGACATCAAAGAAAGGCCCGGCCACATCCAACCCGGCATGGTGCGCCGCCTTCACCTGTTCCTTCAGGTCGAATCCGACCTTGAGTAGGCTCGCATCAAGCAGCAGCGCCTTCTGCTTGGCCAAGTCCTGCGCCAGCGCGACCATGCCCGACCCTGAACTCACCCACAGCCCTTGACCCGGCTCAAAACAAAGGCCGAATCTTCCGGTCTTCCTGAGACTATCCGGTTCCAGCCTGTCGTTTCTCTCCGCACTGACCTCGACGGCCGGAGCGACCTCAGCCGCCAGTCCCCGGAACTCCATCTCGGTGAATATGGCCTGCAGTGCAGCCGTGTCCGGATCGCCCGGCTTCAGACCTTCAAGCTCGGCCACCACGTCAACGTCGGTTCTGACCTGCGCCAGTTCCCGGCTCAGCCGGGCAATGGTGACATGGCCGCGCACCCGCTCGTCTCCCGTCAGCGCCGCCTCAAGTGAACCCCAGCGCCCGAGTATCTCCTTTGCCCGTTTGGGACCGACTCCGGGCACGCCGGGTATGTTGTCAATGTCATCGCCCATCAATGCCAGCAGGTCCGGCACGAGTTCCGGCGCCACGCCGAGTTTCTCTTTCACATCTTCCGGCTCAAACCGCTTCTCCTTCCACGGATCGTACACGGTCACTCCGCCGCGAACGGCCTGGAGCATGTCCTTGTCCGAAGTGGCAATTGTGACGCTGACTCCCTGTCCATCGAACCTCCGCGCAAGCGTTGCCAGCACATCATCCGCCTCGACTCCCGAAACCTCAAAGCTGACAATCCCCCACGCCCGCACCATCCTCTTCACAACCGGTATCTGCGGCGGCAGATCTTCGGGCGCGGGCGGCCGCTGCATCTTGTACTCGCTGAACTTCTCATCCCGGAACGTCCGTCCCGGCGCGTCATAAACAACCGCGCAGTAGTCCGGCTTCAGGCCATTGAGCAGCTTCTTCAGGGTCTGAGCGAAACCATAGATTGCGGACGTGTTGAACCCTTTGGAGTTACGGAGCGGGGCACGGATGAACGCAAAGTAACTTCGGTAGATGACCGAATGGCCATCGACGAGCAGCAGCCGTTTCACCGACGGAAACCGAACTCCTTGGCTACCCCGAACAGCCTCGGCTGGTTGCAGATCTGAACGTACTGCTCGTAGGCCATCAGGCAGTTTTGGATAGGATGCGGGCTGAAACCACACCGCTCACTATGTACAGTATACGTGCTGTCCTGCCCGGGTCAAACATCCACGGTCATCAGCGACAATCTGCTCACACGCTTGTCTGCTTCGTTCCGATTGACAGGCGTCGAGATTTGACATCGCGGTCGCTGCGACTACGCTCTCACGTGCCGAGATGGAACCGAATGGTCGCCAGGGCCACGGTAATGCATGCCGTGTCAGGGCGTGCCGCTTGATCCCGGCATCCGGTCACCACACCCCGGTTCGTCGCCTGGACGGCAGCATTACACATGTCAACGAAGGATCACTTCCATGAGCAGCAAATGCTCGGTATTGCCGATGGTTGAACAGGACACGCGGGAATCACACGGATTGACAATGGCCCTGCTAGTGTCGACGGTATTGGTCTCACGGCTTCTCGGTCTGTACGTTAGACACCTATATGATGATGCGTTCATAACCTTCCGGTACGCTGTAAATCTCGCCGCGGGAAACGGCTTTGTGTACAACGCAGGTGAACGAGTGCTGGGAACCACGTCGCCGTTATGGGGCCTGATTCTAACTCCGCTGGCCTGGGCGCACGTTCCTCTACCCGTTGTGGTACCGATCCTCAACGCACTACTTGACTGCGTGGCCGCATTGCTCATCTTGCTGCACGGCCGAAGACACCACTTGATGCTGCCGGCCGTGCTGTTCGTCGTCATGTTCGCCGGCGACCCCAACATGGTCCGAATACCGGTCGGCGGGATGGAGACCAGCCTTCTGCTGGTTCTGAGCGTCGCGGCGCTGCTCTGGTTCGAGAACGGACGCCGCGTGCTCGCGGCAGTCGTAGTCTCGGCCTGCTATTTCCTACGGCCAGAAACTCTGCTTCTGCTTGTCCTGCTGCTGATTCTGACCGCGCGAGAAAGGAGGTGGCGGGAAGTCGCGGAAATGGCGGGCTTGTCGGTACTTGTGATCGGGATACCTGTGGGCTTCATCTGGACGTACTACGGCAGTCCGATCGCTCACTCCGTCATGGCCAAGTCGGCTGAACTCAATGGCAACCTGCTTCCGGTGCTCAAGGAAGCGTTTGCCGTGAATCCGATTCACCCCGTGGTCCTGCCACTCACCTTGTGGGGTGCCACAAGAGCAACACGTTTGCGCGGACTGCCTTGGTACGTCCTCTTGTGGGGAATCATGTATGCCGGCGTGTACCTGTTGCTTAGGCCAGCGGTGTGGGGCTGGTACTTCGTGCCCCTGCATTTCGCCAAGTTCCTCCTGGCGGCCTATGGTCTGGCAGACGTGGTCAGACGCATCCGAAAAGCAAGACGGCTCAGCATCCGGGGGTGGGCGCTCGCGGGCGGCGGGCTTGTGCTCCTCTCGGGAGCCGCCATCGCGGCCAAGGTTGGCCCTGCTCCGATACGGAGAAACGTCTACGGACCACTACAATCATGGTTCCGCGAGCACCCCACGCGTCGTGCGAGCATCATGGCGGGCGACATAGGCGCGATTGGCTACTACTCAGAAGCACAAATATACGACCTGGCTGGGCTGATAACGCCTGGTTCCAAGGCGCGCAGCAATCTCGCCGATGCGGTCAGCCAATGGCGACCGGACTATCTCTTTCTGGTAGTGAGCAAAGCCGAGATCGGGGCCCTCCGAGCGAGCCAGAGTGCCGCCATTTACCGGCCGGTCGCTCGTTTCTCGAAAACCGGAAAGCGGGACTTGAACCCGTCCGAGAACGAACTGCACCCCCGATGGCAACAGGACTACATTCTCTACCAGCGAATGCCGAGCACGGAAGACACAGCCAACCCAAGCATGCGGCCTACCCAGGCACTCTCGCGCTAGCTCGCAAGTCCGAACCATCACTTGTGCTCTCGTGGAGTGCTGATGAGTGCGGCTTACCGACACCTCAAGTGTCGCCAGATTCGTTGTGTCTGTCAACGTCTCGGAACTGCAGGAGCGACCGCATCGAGCCGGTGAAGAGCGGAAAACCACCTCTGGCCAGCGCCGGGAGATACGAACTACTGGGTGCGGTACCCCTCAGGACGGCTGCGCGCCCTCCGACGGGTATGCCTGCAGGCTGGGTGGCAGGTCATCGAGCTGGATTGTTCCGCCTCGCGCAAGCAGGACTGAACGCTCGATGACTCGTTCGAGCTCGCGGACATTGCCCGACCACCGGTACGCGGTAAGCCGCGTCATCGCTTCCGGGCTGATGTCGGACAGGTCGCGCCCGAATTCCAGACTGCTGCGGCGCACGAAGTGGCGCACGAGCTCCGGAATGTCCTCCGGTCGCTCTCTGAGAGGCGGAAGCACCAGCTCCACCGCGCCGAGTTGTTCGCAGAGGTCCTCTCGGAACTTGCTCTGCGCGACAAGCTGGTCCAGGGGCTGGCTGGTCCCGACGACTACCCTCACGTCTATGCTGACCGGCTTGCTCCCCCCGGCCCTTTCGAGCGCATGTTCACGGAGCACGCGCATGAGCTTCGATTGCTGCGCGAGGCTAATGGCGCCGATCTCATCCAGAAACAGGGTCCCGCCGTCAGCGAGTCCGAGGCGACCCTTGCTCCCGGGCGCACCGGCCTTGCCGACGCCCAGGAGTTCGGATTCGAGCAGGTTCTCGGGTATGGCCGCGCAATTCACGGACGCGAAGGGCATACCCGCGCGAATGCCGGAATCGTGCAATGCCCGGGCTATCAGCTCCTTGCCTGATCCAATCTCCCCCCGGATCAGCACCGGGTCGTTCCTGCTGGCCGCCGCGCACACCGCGGCAAGCACGTCCAGCATCCTCTGGTTTCGACCGACCACGCCCTGATAGCGCAGTCCTGCCAGACCCGGGCTTTCCTCAACTACTCTCACCGTCAATTCGGACAACCGGTGAATCGGCGTGGCCAGCAGGTTGGCGATGGTGCCCAGCACCAGATGGTTGTGCTCCAGCGCCAGCGGCTCGGCACGCTCCAGGTGGACCCGACCGAGCACGCTTCCGCCGTGGCGCACCGGCCAGCTCAGCATCCGGTTGGTGGCGATCAGTTCCTCGCCAACACCCGATCCGAGGGACGGCTTCAGATCCGGGCGGCCGCGCATCAGCAACGTCCGGCCGCCAACCAGGATGGCGGCACTGTCGAACCTGAGTGCCTCCAGGAGCATACCGATGGCCTCGTTCAGGAAAACCTGAGGCTCGGATTTCATGGACGCGAGGGCGGACACCCCTTGGAGCAGCGCCATGTCAGAGTCCATGTCCAACTGGCGCTGGAAGAGCAACCGGTTCACGTCATGCCCCTCCGCGATGATGCCCAGCGCGCGGAACGTGCGGGAGGCCGCCTTCAGGTGCGACATGGCTGCTTCGTGCTCACCCCGGGTGAACAGATATCGGCCGTAGTGGAACCGCACGCGGGCCAGGTCAGAGCTCTCCTCGAGATCATGCAGCAGAACCATCGACTGCTCGAAGCACTCCCGGGTCTGTCTGTCCTCGCCGCTGACGGCATGTAAGAGGGCCATTACCCTCAGAGACTGGGCCTCTTCCCCTTGGAGCCCGACTTTGCGGGCGAGTGCACGCGAACGTTCCGCCAGTTCCCGGCAGCGGTCGCACTCGCCCATGTCCAGAGCCAGCTCGGCCATACGCCAGAGCACCTGTGCCGCGAAGACGTGCGCGTCGGACTTCTGGGCCAGGGCCAGCGCCTCGGAGTAGGCCCGGTGAGCGGCGGCGTGGCTCCCCTGCCGGTGATAGGCCTGGCCGAGATTAGACGTGGCGTCCAGCAGCGTATAGGGCGGGGACTCGGTCGGGTCCGCCGATCTCAGCGCCATGGTAAACATGCTGACTGCTTTGGCCACCTTGTCGCGCTCGAGAAAAATCTCGCCGAGCGAGTTGAGCGCGGCCGGGCGCAGGTGGCGCGCCTCCGCGTGTTCTTCGCTGAGCGAGAGCCCGCGGTAGTAGGACTCGAGCGCATCGTCCAGACGTCCCAGCCGCTGCAGCGCGCACCCGATGTTGTGCTGGTGAAGAGCCCGACTCGCTGTATCTGCCAGCTCGTCATCCAGCTCCAGACAGTCCTGGAAATGCTGGAGAGCTTCGGTAACCTGCCCTTGCAGGACGGCCAGATTCCCGAGCTGGTTAAGCGCCGCGACAACACAACTGCTGTCCCCGGCCCTGCGGAATAGGCCGAGAGCACGCTCGTAGCACTCCCGGGCCGGTTCGTAGTCGCCCTCGACTTCGTGGGACCGCCCAACCAGGTAGAGGTACTGCCCCTCATGCACCGGATTCTCCGACGCCAGCGCGGCCTCATGCACCAGGAGCGCACATTCCCGGGCGGCGCCGACGTCGCCTCTGTCCCGGCAGGTCTCGCTGAGAAACAGGCCGGCTCGGACCAGGTCACTTAAACTCCGGGTCCGGCGCGCGACTTCCGCGAACTCACGCAGACACGCCTCGAACTCCTCGCTCGTCAGGTCGGCCCGGCAATTGCTCAAATCCCTCAGCGCGCCGAGACGCTCGGCATCGTTGCGCGCCTCGGCCAGCCGCTGCTTCAGGGCCTGAATCGGAGCCAACCGTTCCGCAGCCATTTCCTTACTGCAAGGATAGAACAACCGCTGCCGATGTCAAACCGATGTCCACTCTTGACACGCAAACGTTGGGGGCTATCCTCACGCAGTACAAGAGAGCATCGGACGCCGGCCGCGGTCTCGATAAGGCCATGAGCTGTGAGCATCCGGGCCGGACGCATGCCCTCCGGAAAGAGAAACGCGGCTGCCAGGCCAGTGCGGCAGCCGGAAGGAGCAAAAATGCTGGATAGTCGTCTGTGCGTGAGCCCGCCCTGCAGAAGCTGGAAGACGGTGACGCACTACTTCCACTCCAAGGACGGCGAACCTCACAATTTCGAGATCCCAAACCCTCAACCTCCCTCGGGCACGATGGTCGCTACGCCCCGCCCGCAGCCCTGCCCGATTGATGGCTGCCCGATGTCGGCCGAACAGCCCATGGCCAACCCGACCTTCACCTACTGCCTGAACTGCGGGAATGTAGAGCAACACCAACAGAGCGCGCCCTGAGAAACAGCACGGCACAGCGAGGGAGATACCTCAGCGTCTCCCTCGCTACGAAACCAGGGCTCCTACATCAGCAGTCCGCCGTCGATTCTCAGAACCTGGCCGGTGACGTAGCTCGCCAGTTCCGAGGCAAGGAACAGGCAGACGTTCGCTACGTCCTCCGGGGTCCCGGCCCGCTTCAGCGGGATCCCGGCAATGTATGTTTCGCGAGTGGCCGCATCCAACTTCTCAGTCATCGCGGTAGCGATATAGCCCGGCGCGACGGCGTTGACCGTGACGTTCCGTGACGCCAACTCCTTTGCCGCGGACTTGGTCAGGCCGATAATCCCGGCCTTTGCCGCGGCGTAATTGGCCTGGCCGACATTGCCCATCTGGCCCATGATCGATGCGATGTTGATGATGCGACCCCAGCGGTTCTTCATCATTCCCCGAAAACAGGCCCTGGTGAAGTTGAACGCGCCCTTCAGGTTCACGGCAATCACTCGGTCGAACTCCTCCTCGGTCATGCGCAGGAGCAGGTTGTCCCGCGTGATGCCGGCGTTGTTCACGAGGATGTCGATACCGCCGAGGTCGGCAGCTATTTGCTCGCACAACTGCTGGACTGCCGCGAAATCGGAAACGTCGATTGCATAGGCGTGCGCCTTCCTCCCTGCGCCGGTAATCTCGGCCGCGACCTTGTCTGCCGCCTCCTTGACCACGTCGCACACCGCTACCGCCGCGCCAACCGCGCTGAACCGGATGGCAATCTCTCTACCTATGCCTGAACCCGCGCCGGTAATCAGCGCCTTCTTGCCCGCAAGACTCAAATCCATGCGTGTCGTCCCTCGTTCATCGTTCATCGTTCCACGTTCGTCGAGGCCGGCCGTCACACGCCGGCCGCTTTCCAATACCCGCACTTCTGACATCTGACATCTAGCTTCTGACCTCTCACTTCGTTTGCCGTCTTCTAGGCTCCCGCGCTCGCCGTCACCATCGTGCAGCTTCCCTGGAACATGCAGTCCGGCTGAATGACCAGGCCCTTGCAGCAGACATTGCCGTACACCTGGGCACCTCGTTGCAGTTCCACTCCCTCATCCGCAAAAATGTCGCCCTCAACCCTGCCGGCGACGACCGCGGAACGGCAATGCAGTTCGCCCTTGAGCAGCG
This window contains:
- a CDS encoding polymer-forming cytoskeletal protein, whose product is MNWRPMAKNRNDGRLDTVIGPETNVRGDFRVTGGVRLDGQVEGRMDISETIVTGPKSLLKGELHCRSAVVAGRVEGDIFADEGVELQRGAQVYGNVCCKGLVIQPDCMFQGSCTMVTASAGA